From Melitaea cinxia chromosome 3, ilMelCinx1.1, whole genome shotgun sequence, one genomic window encodes:
- the LOC123669097 gene encoding electrogenic sodium bicarbonate cotransporter 1, whose translation MDTRADEEEAPPDPAARKHTHHDYTEKDFEGHRAHTVFVGVHVPARRHSHRKHKHHRNGDKDPEKPSPAIMARVRRLSVTDDGETLTPPAQRVQFILGEDVDDSTLESHPLFSEMEELVKDGDELEWKETARWIKFEEDVEEGGNRWSKPHVATLSLHSLFELRSLILNGSVILDLEANSLEQVAESVLDNMIVEGGLAYDRREKVKDALLRRHRHQYERRNHNNMSRLPLIRSLADIGKNHSSCKNFQDGGSRRSSSRSCRGPTSSPNSVLLHAADARGSYLAVPVEEGSTTSGHSHKADFGRFLGISSAGAAPDEGMVKSPSNLSMHRNHSSGDLPMNGDINHKSNTHFMRKIPPGAEASNILVGEVDFLEKTLSAFVRLKTGTIMGDLTEVPVPTRFMFVLLGPPNSNSSFHEIGRAMATLMSDEIFHEVAYRAKKRDHLLAGIDEFLDAVTVLPPGEWDPAIRIEPPAAIPSQDPRKRPNDNNPKEEPDEEEEEQRQREESGLARSGRLFGGLMNDLKRKIPWYWSDFKDALALQCIASWIFLYFACLSPIITFGGLLGEATGKNMAAMESLVSGFVCGMGYGFFSGQPLTILGSTGPVLVFETIVFEFCKQIGWNYMSFRFCIGTWTTIILITLVAIDASAFVCYITRFTEENFATLIAFIFIYKAVENVISIGKKYPLKTRPDEVLNYECYCLPGNYSRVPEQFNWTSVDKESCQLYNGTLAGAGCDTKVYVPDVFLMSIILFLGTFIISIILKDFKNSLFFPSKVRQIISDFSVIIAILSMSLLDFKVGVKTPKLEVPSEFKPTLPTREWVITPFNGNPIWSALVAILPALLGTILIFMDQQITAVIVNRKENKLKKGCGYHLDLFVLAILIQICSVMGLPWFVAATVLSINHVNSLKVESECAAPGEKPQFLGVREQRVTHILIFLTIGCSVLLTPVLRHIPMPVLFGVFLYMGVASLKGLQFFDRILIMFMPQKYQPDHMFLRQVPIRRVHLFTAIQLTCLICLWLIKSFSMTSILFPLMLVVMIGIRKSLDIFFTRREMKILDDVMPEMTKRNQDELRELGDIEDTNKSNPPTFEENLQIPLINGNIMNIPLTSINISEEVNKTGIWKQVNNSNKLKSHIDIKELKVKSGKKTIKHKKLISKNAQSEIERRLSTMDEVEEDDPSMKSDLLRRKNSWSSGFKKNTSAETSV comes from the exons ATGGATACGAGAGCTGACGAGGAGGAGGCTCCACCAGACCCAGCAGCGAGAAAGCACACTCACCATGACTACACTGAAAAGGATTTTGAAG GTCACCGTGCACACACTGTGTTCGTGGGCGTACACGTGCCCGCACGTCGACACTCACACCGAAAACATAAACATCACCGCAATGGGGACAAAGATCCTGAAAAGCCTA GCCCAGCAATAATGGCTCGAGTCAGGAGACTTAGCGTAACGGATGATGGAGAAACAT TGACTCCACCTGCTCAAAGAGTTCAGTTCATTCTAGGCGAAGATGTTGACGATAGCACTCTTGAATCTCATCCCCTATTCTCTGAAATGGAAGAACTTGTTAAGGATGGAGATGAATTAGAATGGAAAGAAACAGCTCGGTGGATCAAGTTTGAGGAAGATGTTGAAGAAGGTGGCAACCGATGGTCCAAGCCCCATGTTGCTACACTTTCTTTACACTCATTGTTTGAGCTTCGAAGTCTCATTTTAAATGGATCGGTGATTTTAGATTTAGAAGCAAATTCTTTGGAACAAGTTGCTGAAAGTGTTCTCGATAATATGATTGTAGAAGGTGGTTTAGCATACGATAGAAGGGAAAAAGTTAAAGATGCGTTATTACGAAGACATAGACATCAATATGAACGGcgaaatcataataatatgtcTAGACTCCCCTTAATAAGGTCTCTGGCAGATATTGGAAAAAATCACTCATCATGTAAAA ATTTTCAGGATGGTGGCTCTCGACGCTCCAGTTCGAGGAGTTGTCGGGGGCCCACCTCATCTCCCAACTCGGTTCTACTTCATGCAGCTGATGCAAGAGGCTCTTATCTAGCTGTTCCAG TGGAAGAAGGCAGTACAACAAGTGGACATTCTCACAAAGCAGATTTCGGTCGATTCCTAGGCATCTCTAGTGCGG gtgCAGCTCCAGACGAAGGAATGGTTAAAAGTCCGAGCAATTTATCAATGCATCGTAACCATAGCTCAGGCGATCTTCCCATGAATGGTGACATAAATCATAAGAGTAATACTCATTTTATGCGGAAAATCCCACCAGGAGCAGAAGCTTCTAATATACTCGTTGGCGAAGTTGATTTTCTAGAAAAGACATTATCCGCATTTGTTAGGTTGAAAACTGGGACCATTATGGGAGATTTAACTGAAGTTCCTGTCCCTACACGATTCATGTTCGTCTTACTTGGACCGCCAAACAGTAATTCAAGTTTTCATGAAATCGGAAGAGCAATGGCAACACTTATGTCCGATGAAATTTTTCATGAAGTGGCCTACCGAGCGAAGAAACGGGACCATCTTTTAGCCGGCATAGATGAGTTTTTAGATGCAGTTACAGTATTACCGCCTGGTGAGTGGGATCCTGCTATCCGTATAGAGCCGCCTGCTGCCATACCATCTCAAGATCCACGTAAACGTCCTAATGATAATAACCCGAAGGAAGAACCAGAtgaggaagaagaagaacaaaGGCAAAGAGAAGAGTCAGGGTTAGCAAGAAGTGGAAGACTTTTTGGAGGTTTGATGAATGATTTAAAACGAAAAATACCGTGGTACTGGTCTGACTTTAAAGATGCACTAGCTCTACAGTGCATTGCGTcatggatatttttatatttcgcaTGTCTTTCACctattataacttttggagGACTTTTGGGGGAAGCTACCGGCAAAAATATGGCTGCAATGGAATCATTAGTATCTGGATTTGTATGTGGAATGGGGTACGGATTCTTTTCAGGACAGCCACTGACTATTTTAGGATCAACAGGCCCTGTATTAGTATTTGAAACAATagtttttgaattctgtaagcAAATAGGATGGAATTACATGTCATTTAGATTTTGTATTGGTACATGGACTACTATAATACTCATTACTCTAGTTGCAATTGATGCAAGCGcttttgtatgttacataacacgTTTTACGGAAGAAAATTTTGCAACACTTatcgcttttatttttatttacaag gcCGTGGAAAATGTTATTTCTATCGGGAAAAAATACCCATTGAAGACACGCCCTGATGAAGTGCTCAATTACGAGTGCTATTGTTTGCCAGGCAATTACTCAAGAGTACCGGAACAGTTTAATTGGACTTCCGTTGACAAGGAGTCTTGTCAG TTATACAACGGAACTTTAGCTGGTGCTGGATGTGACACAAAAGTGTATGTTCCGGATGTGTTTTTGATGTCGATAATCCTATTCCTTGGAACTTTCATAATTTCAATCATTTTaaaggattttaaaaattctctcTTCTTCCCTTCTAAG gtcAGACAAATAATAAGCGACTTTTCTGTCATCATAGCCATTTTGTCTATGTCGCTTTTAGATTTCAAAGTTGGAGTAAAAACACCAAAATTAGAGGTACCCTCAGAGTTTAAGCCCACGTTACCAACGCGAGAATGGGTTATTACGCCTTTTAATGGTAATCCTATATGGTCTGCTCTGGTAGCCATATTACCAGCTCTTTTAGGAACGATCTTAATTTTTATGGATCAGCAGATAACGGCGGTTATTGTAAACCGCaaagaaaataaactaaaaaaaggaTGTGGCTACCATCTTGACCTCTTTGTCTTGGCTATTTTGATACAAATATGTTCTGTTATGGGATTACCGTGGTTTGTGGCTGCCACAGTATTGAGCATTAATCATGTAAATTCACTAAAAGTTGAATCGGAATGCGCTGCTCCTGGAGAGAAACCTCAGTTTTTAGGTGTCAGAGAACAAAGAGTCACACATATCCTTATATTCCTAACTATAGGATGTTCCGTACTTTTGACACCAGTTTTGAGACATATACCTATGCCAGTCTTGTTCGGCGTATTTCTTTACATGGGTGTAGCATCACTGAAAGGACTTCAGTTTTTTGATAGAATACTGATAATGTTTATGCCACAAAAATATCAGCCAGACCACATGTTTTTACGACAA gtACCGATTCGGCGTGTCCATTTATTCACTGCAATTCAATTGACATGCCTCATCTGCCTATGGTTGATTAAGTCCTTCTCAATGACGTCCATACTATTTCCGCTTATGCTTGTAGTAATGATAGGCATTAGGAAATCTTTAGATATCTTCTTCACAAGACGCGAAATGAAAATTTTAGATGACGTTATGCCAGAAATGACAAAAAGGAATCAAGACGAGCTTCGTGAACTCGGTGATATTGAG GATACCAACAAGAGTAATCCACCAACATTTGAAGAAAATCTTCAAATTCCTCTCATCAATGGCAATATTATGAATATACCTTTGACGTCTATAAATATATCCGAGGAAGTTAATAAAACCGGTATTTGGAAACAGGTTAATaatagcaataaattaaaaagtcataTTGACATAAAGGAATTGAAAGTAAAATCTGGAAAGAAAAC tataaaacacaaaaaacttatttcaaaGAACGCACAATCTGAAATAGAAAGGCGTCTATCAACAATGGACGAGGTAGAAGAAGACGATCCTTCCATGAAG AGCGATCTCCTAAGGCGCAAGAATTCGTGGAGTAGCggatttaaaaagaatacttcGGCTGAAACATCAGTCTAA